The following coding sequences are from one Rathayibacter sp. SW19 window:
- a CDS encoding CCA tRNA nucleotidyltransferase has translation MQSVAESLQRLRVIAESAPVARLAAAFAAAGFELSLVGGPVRDALLGRAVNDLDFTTNATPDRIVEVLDPLARAHWDIGRAFGTIGAHVDDSTVEITTYRTDSYDTGSRKPDVVFGDTLEGDLIRRDFTINALALRVPDVVLVDPSGGVDDLLTGTLRTPSTPEISFGDDPLRMLRAARFTAQLGFAVDLDTLEAMGRMRERISIVSAERIRDELSKLLCSDEPRHGIELLVETGLAELVLPEIPALRLEIDEHHHHKDVYQHSLTVLDQAIGYETARHPGEAPDLVLRLAALLHDIGKPATRRLEPGGAVSFYHHDMVGAKLARKRLKSLRFDNGTIDAVGRLIELHLRFFGYTEGAWTDSAVRRYVRDAGDQLERLHMLTRADVTTRNRRKADRLGFAYDDLEERIGVLAEEEELAAVRPDLDGGDVMRILGVKPGPEVGRAMKFLLELRLDNGPMDPTEAERRLLEWRDGQ, from the coding sequence ATGCAGAGCGTCGCAGAATCTCTCCAGCGTCTGCGCGTGATCGCCGAGTCCGCGCCGGTCGCGCGCCTCGCTGCGGCATTCGCAGCAGCTGGTTTCGAGCTTTCACTCGTCGGCGGGCCCGTGCGTGACGCGCTGCTCGGCCGGGCGGTCAACGACCTCGACTTCACGACGAATGCCACCCCGGATCGAATCGTCGAAGTGCTCGACCCCCTGGCGCGAGCGCACTGGGACATCGGTCGCGCATTCGGCACGATCGGTGCGCACGTTGACGACAGCACCGTGGAGATCACCACCTACCGCACGGACAGTTACGACACCGGCAGTCGCAAACCCGACGTGGTGTTCGGCGACACCCTCGAGGGCGACCTGATTCGACGCGACTTCACGATCAATGCGCTGGCGTTGCGCGTTCCCGACGTTGTGCTCGTCGATCCGTCCGGTGGCGTCGACGATCTGCTGACGGGCACGCTGCGCACCCCCAGCACCCCGGAGATCTCCTTCGGAGATGACCCATTGCGGATGCTGCGCGCAGCCCGGTTCACCGCGCAGCTCGGCTTCGCGGTCGATCTGGACACGCTCGAGGCGATGGGCAGGATGCGCGAGCGTATCTCGATCGTCAGCGCGGAACGCATCCGGGACGAGTTGTCGAAGCTGCTGTGCTCCGACGAGCCGCGCCACGGAATCGAATTGCTGGTCGAGACCGGTCTGGCCGAGCTGGTGTTGCCGGAGATCCCGGCACTGCGGCTGGAGATCGATGAACACCACCACCACAAAGACGTCTACCAGCACTCGTTGACCGTGCTCGATCAGGCGATCGGCTACGAGACAGCGCGGCATCCGGGTGAAGCTCCTGACCTCGTTCTGCGGCTGGCCGCGCTTCTGCACGACATCGGCAAGCCTGCGACCCGCCGACTGGAGCCGGGTGGTGCGGTGAGCTTCTACCATCACGACATGGTCGGTGCGAAGCTGGCCCGCAAGCGGCTGAAGTCGCTGCGGTTCGACAACGGCACGATCGATGCGGTCGGACGTCTGATCGAACTGCACCTGCGGTTCTTCGGCTATACAGAGGGCGCCTGGACGGATTCAGCCGTGCGGCGCTACGTGCGCGATGCCGGCGACCAGCTGGAGCGCCTGCACATGCTGACCCGTGCCGACGTGACCACGCGCAATCGGCGCAAAGCCGATCGTCTCGGCTTCGCCTACGACGACCTGGAAGAACGCATCGGCGTGCTCGCAGAAGAGGAGGAACTGGCCGCGGTGCGACCGGACCTCGACGGCGGCGACGTCATGCGCATCCTGGGGGTGAAGCCAGGGCCCGAGGTCGGGCGAGCGATGAAGTTCCTTCTCGAGTTGCGCCTGGACAACGGCCCAATGGATCCCACGGAGGCGGAACGCCGCCTGTTGGAGTGGCGCGACGGGCAGTAG
- the murJ gene encoding murein biosynthesis integral membrane protein MurJ → MASIGRSSMLLASGTVASRILGFVKVIALTYAIGQIGLAANSFQAGNQLPNNVYVIIAGGVLNAVLVPQIVRAAMHKDGGSGYINKLVTVAIVILGVTTIAATLIAPFLVTISVSHFSHNQYLLAVGFAYWCLPQIFFYGLYSVLGEILNARNSFGPFTWAPLVNNIVSIIGILLFIVMFGADRAGTRGFDAWTPQMIAVLGGTATLGVACQAFILFFFWRRIGLSYRPDFHWRGVGLGTAGKLAGWTFGMLLVTQAAGLVDTNVMSLATNKDASLAVLANSWLIFMLPHSIVTVSIATVYFTRMAEHASAQRFDGLKTDLSASVRTISLLIAISSAVLIVVAYPFASFFSANYRETIDMGNVIIAYVIGLLPFSLVFLFQRTFYALNDTRTPFLFTVVQAALFSAAAVLCGIFLPTSLLAAGIAVSMTISTAVQAVVAVYLLRRRLGRLDLRRILISLARYTLGLIPALAAGLFLLYALGGARDGGFALSGVVSAAFSMALIGFVMLLVYLLTLRLVRTPELADALAPFAGRLRGRRPGRERGRHSTRNHTPGSE, encoded by the coding sequence ATGGCTAGCATCGGCCGATCGAGCATGCTGCTGGCCTCAGGCACGGTCGCCTCGCGCATTCTCGGCTTCGTCAAGGTGATCGCGCTGACCTACGCGATCGGCCAGATCGGGCTGGCCGCCAACAGCTTCCAGGCCGGCAACCAACTGCCGAACAACGTTTATGTCATCATCGCCGGCGGTGTGCTGAATGCTGTTCTGGTGCCGCAGATCGTGCGCGCGGCGATGCACAAGGACGGTGGGTCGGGTTACATCAACAAACTGGTGACCGTGGCCATCGTCATCCTCGGCGTGACCACGATCGCGGCGACCCTGATCGCGCCTTTCCTGGTCACGATCTCCGTGTCTCACTTCAGTCACAATCAATATCTACTTGCCGTCGGTTTCGCATACTGGTGTTTGCCGCAGATCTTCTTCTACGGGTTGTATTCCGTGCTCGGTGAGATCCTGAACGCGCGCAACTCGTTCGGCCCCTTCACCTGGGCGCCCTTGGTCAACAACATCGTCAGCATCATCGGCATCCTGCTGTTCATCGTGATGTTCGGTGCCGATCGCGCCGGAACACGCGGATTCGATGCCTGGACCCCTCAAATGATCGCCGTTCTCGGCGGCACGGCGACGCTCGGCGTGGCATGCCAGGCATTCATCCTGTTCTTCTTCTGGCGTCGCATCGGCTTGAGCTACCGGCCGGACTTCCACTGGCGCGGCGTCGGCCTGGGCACAGCAGGCAAACTCGCCGGCTGGACGTTCGGGATGCTGCTGGTCACCCAGGCGGCCGGCCTGGTCGACACCAACGTGATGTCGTTGGCGACCAACAAGGACGCCTCGCTTGCCGTGCTTGCGAACTCCTGGCTGATCTTCATGCTGCCGCACTCGATCGTCACCGTCTCAATCGCGACCGTCTACTTCACGCGGATGGCTGAGCATGCCTCCGCGCAACGTTTCGATGGCCTGAAGACGGACCTTTCCGCCTCCGTGCGCACGATCAGCCTGCTGATCGCCATCTCTTCTGCCGTACTTATTGTCGTCGCGTATCCGTTTGCGAGTTTCTTCAGCGCGAACTATCGCGAGACGATCGACATGGGCAACGTCATCATCGCGTATGTCATCGGACTGCTGCCGTTCAGCCTGGTGTTCCTGTTCCAGCGCACGTTCTATGCACTGAACGACACACGTACTCCGTTCCTTTTCACCGTCGTGCAGGCCGCGTTGTTCTCAGCAGCTGCTGTGCTGTGCGGCATCTTCCTGCCGACCTCGTTGCTGGCCGCCGGAATCGCCGTCTCGATGACCATTTCCACGGCAGTCCAGGCCGTTGTGGCTGTGTACCTGCTCCGTCGACGACTCGGGCGACTCGACCTGCGTCGCATCCTGATCAGCCTGGCGCGCTACACGCTCGGACTGATTCCGGCACTGGCCGCGGGCCTCTTCCTGCTGTATGCGCTCGGAGGCGCGCGCGACGGCGGCTTCGCGCTGTCCGGCGTCGTGTCCGCCGCGTTCAGTATGGCGCTGATCGGGTTCGTGATGCTGTTGGTCTATCTCCTGACTCTGCGCCTCGTGCGCACCCCCGAGCTGGCGGATGCGCTCGCTCCGTTCGCGGGACGGCTGCGCGGGCGCAGGCCCGGCCGCGAGCGCGGCCGCCACTCGACCCGCAACCACACACCCGGCTCGGAATAG
- a CDS encoding DUF6049 family protein yields the protein MRIISKLRVPHSRFAPHTPLRAVLALIAAMMIALPTMAVSYAPVPHAVSKQSATVSVYGGNSGVLTPGENLTATVVVTNTGSETLNPGTIALQLTTAAFAERFELNAWLKHADDAPSTRAIGTTPTTALAAGTSTTVSLTVASAELGIARQTTGVYGLAAALTINNAAIASGAGSIVWNTGTGFNQSGVAVAMPITAPATSAGLIPAADLATYTAANGVLSRELNGVLDQPAAAIGIDPMIIASIRVLGTAAPASAQAWLRELEQARNDIFPLQYGDADVAGQVQAGVTDLLQPIAFTYAMDPNNQKVPLVVGETGQPTAPDSTPTTLSPTPTPTPTPTTGPALPSMSELLAWPYTLSDIAWPPDNSVRTSDLPVFAKNGLTTTILDGGNTNAGSLSHTPNPALPVSGGRALVADDAVSDALRAAATAATESAWRTAMAGLNAQLAMIGTEQAPDQMIFATLDRTAPVSSQTLSQTFGALSAMPWVTPSSVTDAIASTTEPDLTVKDTPESSTRVSAITGLISRESGAAGEGASLTGFATVLDDPTQLTGPSRNQLLSLLGVNWLSAQNNWPAAVSASLTASGKILDSVQIVPPGNISQLSNEALIPITVSNAFTLPVNIVLRTTPSNARLEIDNDTSKTVPPGGSAKLLVPVKAQVGNGKVQLTMGLFSPTGVQVGATQTASVDVHADWEGLGALVIGILAVLLFGFGIFRTIRRRRKERANPAVEAAGDEDPNG from the coding sequence ATGCGCATAATCTCCAAACTGCGGGTGCCGCATTCGCGTTTCGCGCCGCACACGCCATTGCGTGCCGTGCTTGCGCTCATCGCGGCCATGATGATCGCGCTGCCGACCATGGCTGTGTCGTATGCCCCAGTCCCGCACGCTGTAAGTAAGCAGAGCGCGACGGTGTCCGTCTACGGCGGCAATTCGGGAGTGCTGACCCCTGGCGAGAATCTGACCGCAACAGTGGTGGTCACGAACACCGGATCCGAGACGCTGAATCCGGGAACGATCGCGCTGCAGTTGACTACAGCCGCGTTCGCAGAGCGCTTCGAGCTGAACGCCTGGTTGAAGCACGCGGACGATGCGCCCTCAACTCGAGCCATCGGCACGACGCCGACGACCGCTTTGGCAGCGGGCACCTCGACGACGGTCTCACTGACTGTCGCCTCTGCTGAACTCGGCATCGCACGCCAGACAACAGGCGTCTACGGCTTGGCTGCGGCGCTGACGATCAACAATGCCGCGATCGCCTCCGGCGCGGGCAGCATCGTCTGGAACACGGGAACCGGGTTCAACCAGAGCGGCGTGGCAGTCGCCATGCCGATCACAGCGCCCGCAACCTCCGCCGGCCTGATTCCAGCGGCAGATCTGGCTACTTATACGGCGGCCAACGGCGTTCTGAGCCGCGAATTGAACGGTGTGCTCGATCAGCCGGCCGCTGCAATCGGGATCGACCCGATGATCATTGCGTCGATCCGCGTTTTGGGAACGGCCGCGCCGGCATCTGCCCAAGCATGGTTACGCGAGCTCGAGCAGGCACGCAACGACATCTTCCCACTGCAATACGGCGATGCAGACGTTGCAGGGCAGGTACAGGCCGGAGTCACTGATCTGCTCCAGCCGATCGCGTTCACGTACGCGATGGATCCGAACAACCAGAAGGTGCCGCTCGTCGTCGGCGAGACCGGTCAGCCAACGGCACCGGACAGCACACCGACAACGCTCAGCCCAACACCGACCCCGACCCCGACGCCCACGACGGGGCCGGCCCTTCCCAGCATGTCGGAGCTTCTGGCCTGGCCGTACACACTGAGTGACATTGCCTGGCCGCCGGACAACAGCGTGCGCACGAGTGACCTGCCTGTGTTCGCGAAGAACGGGCTCACGACGACAATCCTCGATGGCGGCAACACGAACGCCGGCTCTCTGTCGCACACCCCGAACCCTGCGTTGCCGGTGTCCGGAGGTCGCGCACTGGTGGCGGACGATGCCGTGTCCGATGCGTTGCGTGCGGCTGCGACCGCGGCAACCGAATCCGCATGGCGCACCGCTATGGCGGGCCTGAACGCGCAGCTGGCCATGATCGGCACGGAGCAGGCGCCCGATCAGATGATCTTCGCAACGCTCGACCGCACCGCACCCGTCTCATCGCAGACTCTCTCCCAGACCTTCGGCGCCCTGTCCGCAATGCCCTGGGTGACTCCGAGTTCCGTGACGGATGCGATCGCCTCGACAACCGAGCCTGACCTCACGGTCAAGGACACTCCGGAGAGCAGCACGCGGGTCTCCGCGATCACAGGCCTGATCAGCAGGGAATCCGGAGCGGCAGGGGAGGGTGCCAGCCTCACCGGTTTCGCGACCGTGCTCGACGATCCCACCCAGCTCACGGGACCATCTCGCAACCAGCTGCTTTCACTTCTCGGAGTGAACTGGCTGAGCGCGCAGAACAATTGGCCGGCCGCGGTGTCCGCGAGTCTGACGGCCAGCGGCAAGATCCTCGACTCCGTGCAGATCGTGCCACCGGGCAACATCTCGCAACTGAGCAACGAGGCATTGATCCCGATCACCGTATCTAATGCGTTCACACTGCCTGTCAATATCGTGCTACGCACCACTCCGTCCAACGCACGACTCGAGATCGACAACGACACGTCGAAAACGGTGCCACCCGGCGGGAGCGCGAAGCTTCTCGTTCCCGTGAAGGCACAGGTCGGCAACGGAAAAGTCCAGCTCACGATGGGACTGTTCAGTCCTACCGGCGTGCAAGTCGGTGCCACTCAAACGGCGAGCGTCGACGTTCACGCCGATTGGGAGGGTCTTGGCGCTCTCGTCATCGGCATCCTCGCTGTGCTGTTGTTCGGTTTCGGAATCTTCCGCACGATCCGGCGCCGACGCAAGGAGCGAGCGAACCCAGCCGTCGAAGCCGCCGGCGACGAGGACCCGAATGGCTAG
- a CDS encoding LamG-like jellyroll fold domain-containing protein — MSEVLVVKSASGAADPRLSNVTFTVSGGTVGAQAATKAMSATTLTGSVVSATPLWWDSSGTGAGPDGAGSAEPRALAYSTTATSVSLNVADATSTPNVTYPVYVDPDWSSSLQADWFDDRAYPNQSYLDPPSDSVGYGIDSGVGYLSRAFFQFQTSFLTGKTVSNARFNIHQTYANSCDTTLVQLWEFSPATPGFTWNQEPNGWIQAIDQQGNANGGPCAPNPAWVGFSATVAAQYAAAHSLGSIQLGLRVANEADSLTRKHYDWNAQLIVTYDTPPNTPTGVKMVSPVRGCAPAGAPDMVNGTLPITIQATVTDPDTGQNTAANFYVGQASTLPTYMLHPSSTFQAQGAPLTTTFPAGTFSNGITYAWWARGSDNILQSVGSSPYCYFTIKDDPPALPGVAVASPATTVGAPMTVTITSSPPGSAAIFAYWWADGAAATPPPAPTVIGTGTALPACGSSAGGLSFACADSSGSATVSVSPIDDVSTLWVAGYDDAGNVATDSSGSVHTVPLQVSAAADTGNVTNSIGHSWLMEGLASMPATVADSNPTGGSGVSSGSALAVGAGTPSVMDSVVGQPPLNAVLSVPGLVQLNRYYGTYHSAVIDGNAPAGSHIESALGQMHALAGAGQSQPPNTLVVYSCALSSGDMTSLSSNCEGMGATGVPMGYSWTSAAAVPYGTPIQLYRCHTAVDHFDSTVSNCEGSAVDGSLGFFANVVSTRTSHDVVDLTVNSTTHSIQSFTTSAWLKPASSNSATASYVAMAASGPVNSGFVLREASGHWQFCMQSQTIPIVSGCATGPAVSATAGWTFVTGIWDAANHQVRLLIGASGVTPVAVGSYAVPSGGVAATGTLLVGSGWANSAPGQQWGGEIDDPSIYPGVVDSGQLLNLYNQVAPG; from the coding sequence ATGTCTGAGGTGCTTGTTGTAAAGTCGGCTTCCGGTGCTGCGGATCCGCGGTTGTCGAATGTCACGTTCACTGTCAGTGGTGGCACGGTCGGTGCGCAGGCGGCGACGAAGGCGATGTCGGCGACGACGCTAACAGGCTCCGTGGTGTCGGCGACCCCGTTGTGGTGGGATTCCTCTGGCACCGGGGCAGGCCCGGATGGTGCCGGCAGTGCTGAGCCGCGTGCACTGGCCTACAGCACGACCGCCACAAGTGTGTCGTTGAACGTTGCGGACGCAACCAGTACCCCGAATGTGACGTATCCGGTGTATGTCGACCCGGATTGGTCCTCGTCGTTGCAGGCGGACTGGTTCGACGACCGTGCGTACCCGAATCAGTCGTATCTGGATCCGCCTTCGGACAGCGTTGGGTACGGCATCGATTCCGGTGTCGGTTACCTGTCGCGGGCGTTCTTCCAGTTCCAGACGAGCTTTCTCACGGGTAAGACGGTGTCGAATGCCCGGTTCAACATTCATCAGACGTATGCGAATAGTTGTGATACCACGTTGGTGCAGTTGTGGGAGTTTAGTCCGGCTACCCCGGGTTTCACCTGGAATCAGGAGCCGAATGGGTGGATTCAGGCGATTGATCAGCAGGGAAACGCGAACGGTGGCCCGTGTGCACCAAATCCGGCGTGGGTGGGTTTCTCGGCGACGGTCGCGGCGCAATATGCGGCTGCGCACTCGTTGGGATCGATCCAGCTCGGGTTGAGGGTCGCGAACGAGGCGGACTCGTTGACGCGGAAGCACTACGACTGGAACGCGCAGCTGATCGTCACCTACGACACTCCGCCGAACACGCCGACCGGGGTGAAGATGGTCTCGCCGGTTCGAGGCTGCGCCCCGGCCGGCGCCCCCGACATGGTCAATGGCACGCTTCCGATCACGATTCAGGCGACCGTGACGGACCCGGATACAGGGCAGAACACCGCGGCGAACTTCTACGTGGGCCAAGCTAGCACTCTGCCGACGTATATGTTGCATCCGAGTTCAACTTTTCAGGCGCAAGGTGCGCCGTTGACGACGACATTCCCGGCGGGCACGTTTTCGAACGGGATCACCTATGCGTGGTGGGCTCGCGGCAGCGATAACATCCTTCAGTCAGTCGGCAGCTCACCGTACTGCTACTTCACAATCAAGGATGACCCTCCAGCTTTGCCGGGAGTGGCTGTCGCGTCGCCTGCCACGACGGTCGGCGCACCGATGACGGTCACGATCACCTCGTCACCGCCTGGCTCGGCCGCGATCTTCGCATATTGGTGGGCGGATGGGGCGGCCGCAACGCCTCCTCCCGCACCGACCGTCATCGGCACCGGAACGGCGTTGCCGGCATGTGGCTCCTCGGCCGGAGGCCTGTCGTTTGCGTGCGCGGACTCCTCGGGGTCGGCCACGGTGTCGGTGAGCCCGATTGACGACGTATCAACGCTGTGGGTTGCCGGATACGACGACGCGGGCAACGTCGCGACGGATTCGTCAGGCTCGGTCCATACCGTTCCGCTACAGGTGTCGGCGGCCGCCGACACGGGCAATGTGACGAACTCGATTGGGCATAGTTGGCTGATGGAGGGCTTGGCAAGCATGCCGGCGACAGTAGCCGACTCCAATCCGACCGGTGGTAGCGGCGTCAGTTCCGGGAGTGCGCTGGCCGTCGGTGCTGGCACGCCGTCGGTCATGGATTCCGTGGTCGGCCAACCGCCGTTGAACGCAGTGCTGTCTGTGCCGGGGTTGGTGCAACTGAATCGGTATTACGGCACCTACCATTCCGCTGTGATCGACGGTAACGCCCCGGCCGGCTCGCACATCGAAAGTGCGTTGGGGCAAATGCATGCGTTGGCCGGGGCCGGGCAGTCTCAACCGCCGAACACGCTTGTCGTGTACTCATGCGCGTTGTCCAGTGGCGACATGACGTCATTGTCGTCCAATTGTGAGGGGATGGGCGCGACGGGCGTGCCGATGGGTTATTCGTGGACGAGCGCGGCGGCCGTGCCCTATGGCACACCGATCCAGTTGTACCGCTGCCACACAGCAGTGGATCACTTCGATTCCACGGTCAGTAACTGCGAAGGGTCGGCTGTGGATGGCTCATTGGGCTTCTTCGCGAATGTGGTGTCGACGCGAACCTCACACGATGTGGTCGATTTGACGGTGAACTCGACAACGCACTCGATCCAGAGCTTCACCACGTCGGCCTGGTTGAAGCCAGCGTCGTCGAACTCGGCGACCGCGAGTTATGTCGCCATGGCGGCATCGGGGCCGGTGAATTCGGGTTTCGTGTTGCGGGAGGCGTCCGGGCATTGGCAATTCTGCATGCAATCGCAGACTATCCCCATCGTGAGTGGATGCGCGACCGGACCTGCGGTGTCTGCGACGGCCGGGTGGACGTTCGTGACGGGCATCTGGGATGCGGCGAATCATCAGGTGAGGTTGCTGATCGGTGCTAGTGGTGTGACCCCTGTGGCCGTCGGCAGTTATGCCGTCCCGTCCGGTGGTGTCGCGGCGACGGGTACCCTTCTGGTCGGGTCCGGCTGGGCGAACTCGGCACCCGGTCAGCAGTGGGGCGGGGAGATCGATGATCCGAGCATTTACCCCGGTGTGGTGGATTCGGGACAACTGCTGAATTTGTACAACCAGGTGGCCCCGGGCTGA